From one Drosophila subpulchrella strain 33 F10 #4 breed RU33 chromosome 3L, RU_Dsub_v1.1 Primary Assembly, whole genome shotgun sequence genomic stretch:
- the LOC119554952 gene encoding uncharacterized protein LOC119554952 has product MDISNVKAEMASMSEQVCEDADYWQTGIKNGQEAMKLINTIYRRIFATEDLLNNADSRKGLQSTEKRINNLYLRLQRPLATMTKILESLTEVRDNTARMLNRLTLWMEDEIVAAHRIHPNLKSSQLLATLQLLRQRYDAEWEVKEMVVNDLEHINNSYELDILVDGWDICKHAGGLEFAKSLRNHYKVVGRTQPSFTKKFHYI; this is encoded by the exons ATGGACATTTCGAATGTCAAAGCTGAGATGGCTTCCATGTCCGAGCAGGTGTGCGAGGATGCGGACTATTGGCAAACGGGCATTAAGAATGGCCAGGAGGCCATGAAGCTTATCAACACTATATACCGCCGGATCTTTGCCACCGAGGATCTTCTGAATAATGCGGACTCAAGGAAGGGTCTCCAGTCCACTGAGAAGCGTATCAATAATTTATATCTACGCCTCCAGCGTCCTCTGGCCACGATGACAAAAATTTTAGAATCGCTGACCGAGGTTAGGGACAACACTGCCCGGATGCTGAACAGACTGACGCTTTGGATGGAAGACGAAATAGTGGCGGCACACAGGATCCACCCCAACTTAAAGAGTTCCCAACTCCTGGCGACGCTACAGTTGCTAAGGCAACGATACGATGCAGAGTGGGAGGTCAAGGAGATGGTTGTCA ATGACTTGGAGCACATAAACAACTCCTACGAGCTGGACATTTTGGTAGATGGTTGGGACATATGCAAGCATGCGGGAGGTCTGGAGTTCGCCAAGTCGTTGCGCAATCATTATAAGGTCGTTGGACGCACGCAACCTTCGTTCACCAAAAAATTCCATTACATTTAA